Proteins from one Mycobacterium sp. HUMS_12744610 genomic window:
- a CDS encoding TetR/AcrR family transcriptional regulator, producing MSEVLSPGELPVSAPHERGDAARNRALLLDAARRLVAARGADAVTMDDVAAAAGVGKGTLFRRFGSRAGLMMVLLDEDERAAQQAFLFGPPPLGPGAPPLDRLLAFGRQRIEFVHAHHALLSAANRDPHSRFNAPSMVLRTHVRMLLRAAGTTGDLEAQTDALLSLLDADYVEHRLHDGGYTLATLGDAWESLARKLCGE from the coding sequence GTGAGCGAGGTCCTGAGTCCCGGCGAGCTACCCGTGTCCGCCCCGCACGAGCGGGGCGACGCGGCCCGCAACCGCGCGCTGTTGCTCGACGCGGCGCGGCGCCTGGTGGCCGCGCGCGGCGCGGACGCCGTCACGATGGACGACGTCGCGGCGGCGGCCGGCGTGGGCAAGGGCACGCTGTTTCGCCGGTTCGGCAGCCGCGCGGGCCTGATGATGGTGCTGCTCGACGAGGACGAGCGCGCCGCCCAGCAGGCGTTCCTGTTCGGGCCGCCGCCACTGGGACCCGGCGCACCCCCGCTGGACCGGCTGCTGGCCTTCGGCCGCCAGCGGATCGAGTTCGTGCATGCCCACCACGCGCTGCTGTCGGCGGCCAACCGCGACCCGCACAGCCGGTTCAACGCGCCGTCGATGGTGCTCCGCACGCACGTACGGATGCTGTTGCGGGCGGCCGGGACCACCGGCGACCTCGAGGCCCAGACCGACGCGCTGCTATCGCTGCTCGACGCCGATTACGTCGAGCATCGGCTCCACGACGGCGGGTACACCCTCGCCACGCTCGGCGACGCATGGGAGAGCCTGGCCCGCAAACTGTGCGGGGAGTGA
- a CDS encoding TetR/AcrR family transcriptional regulator, which yields MPRPARPHPSVKPGAKVDARSEHWRDHRTKVRGEIVDAAFRAIDRLGPELSVREIAEEAGTAKPKIYRHFHDKSDLFQAIGERLRDMLWAAIFTSIDLKTDSAREVIRRAVEEYVNLVDQHPNVLRVFIQGRSAASPQILDEGRGITLAVADMFDNELREMELDHAAVELAGHAAFGSAASATEWWLGPDADSPRRMPRERFVAHLTTIMVGVIVGTAEALGISMDPDRPLHSMVLANPAAG from the coding sequence ATGCCTCGACCTGCTCGGCCCCACCCCAGCGTCAAGCCCGGGGCCAAGGTCGACGCGCGCAGCGAACACTGGCGTGACCACCGCACGAAGGTGCGCGGCGAGATCGTCGACGCGGCGTTCCGGGCCATCGACCGCCTGGGCCCCGAGCTCAGCGTGCGAGAGATCGCCGAGGAGGCCGGCACCGCCAAACCGAAGATCTACCGGCACTTTCACGACAAGTCCGACCTGTTCCAGGCGATCGGGGAACGTCTGCGCGACATGCTGTGGGCGGCGATCTTCACCTCGATCGACCTGAAAACCGACTCGGCCCGCGAGGTGATCCGGCGCGCCGTCGAGGAGTACGTCAACCTCGTCGACCAGCACCCCAACGTGCTGCGGGTCTTCATCCAGGGCCGCTCGGCGGCCAGCCCCCAGATCCTCGACGAGGGCCGCGGCATCACGCTGGCCGTGGCCGACATGTTCGACAACGAGCTGCGCGAGATGGAACTGGACCACGCGGCGGTCGAACTGGCCGGGCACGCGGCCTTCGGGTCGGCCGCCTCGGCCACCGAGTGGTGGTTGGGTCCCGACGCGGATAGCCCGCGACGCATGCCGCGCGAGCGGTTCGTCGCCCACCTGACGACGATCATGGTGGGGGTCATCGTCGGTACCGCCGAGGCGCTCGGCATCTCGATGGATCCCGACCGGCCGCTCCACAGTATGGTGCTCGCCAATCCGGCCGCCGGCTGA
- a CDS encoding NAD(P)H-dependent oxidoreductase gives MPENSNITILALVGSLRAASINRQIAELAAAVAPDGVTVTVFEGLGELPFYNEEIDPAVTDGIAQAPAPVAALRAAAAGADAALVVTPEYNGSIPAVVKNAIDWLSRPFGGGALKGKPLAVIGGAMGRYGGVWAHEETRKSFGIAGARVVESIKLSVPFATLEGTAPADHAELSANVREAVGKLVAEVG, from the coding sequence GTGCCAGAGAACTCCAACATCACGATCTTGGCCTTGGTGGGCAGCCTGCGGGCGGCGTCGATCAATCGCCAGATCGCCGAACTGGCGGCCGCGGTCGCTCCCGACGGCGTGACCGTCACGGTGTTCGAGGGACTGGGGGAGTTGCCCTTCTACAACGAGGAGATCGACCCCGCCGTCACCGACGGGATCGCGCAGGCGCCCGCCCCCGTCGCGGCGCTGCGTGCCGCGGCCGCCGGGGCCGACGCCGCGCTGGTGGTCACCCCCGAGTACAACGGCAGCATCCCGGCGGTCGTCAAGAACGCCATCGACTGGCTTTCGCGCCCGTTCGGCGGCGGCGCGCTCAAGGGCAAGCCACTGGCCGTGATCGGGGGCGCCATGGGCCGCTACGGCGGGGTGTGGGCACACGAAGAAACCCGCAAGTCCTTCGGCATCGCCGGCGCCCGCGTGGTCGAGTCGATCAAGCTGTCGGTGCCGTTCGCCACGTTGGAGGGCACGGCCCCGGCGGACCATGCCGAGTTGTCGGCCAATGTGCGGGAGGCCGTCGGCAAGCTCGTCGCCGAGGTCGGCTGA
- the nrdE gene encoding class 1b ribonucleoside-diphosphate reductase subunit alpha: MSPTVAAEPVTSGTHALPGETDYHALNAMLNLYDADGRIQFDKDVLAARQYFLQHVNQNTVFFHNQDEKLDYLIRENYYEREVLDQYSRNFVKELLDRAYAKKFRFPTFLGAFKYYTSYTLKTFDGKRYLERFEDRVVMVALTLAAGDTALAEKLVDEIIEGRFQPATPTFLNSGKKQRGEPVSCFLLRIEDNMESIGRSINSALQLSKRGGGVALLLSNIREHGAPIKNIENQSSGVIPIMKLLEDSFSYANQLGARQGAGAVYLHAHHPDIYRFLDTKRENADEKIRIKTLSLGVVIPDITFELAKKNEDMYLFSPYDVERVYGVPFADVSVTEKYYEMVDDARIRKTKIKAREFFQTLAELQFESGYPYIMFEDTVNRANPIEGKITHSNLCSEILQVSTPSLFNEDLSYAKVGKDISCNLGSLNIAKTMDSPDFAQTIEVAIRALTAVSDQTHITSVPSIEQGNNDSHAIGLGQMNLHGYLAREGVFYGSEEGVDFTNIYFYTVLYHALRASNRIAIERGTHFKGFEKSKYASGEFFDRYTEQVWEPKTDKVRQLFADAGIRIPDQDDWRRLKESVQANGIYNQNLQAVPPTGSISYINYSTSSIHPIVSKVEIRKEGKIGRVYYPAPYMTNDNLEYYQDAYEIGYEKIIDTYAAATQHVDQGLSLTLFFKDTATTRDVNKAQIYAWRKGIKTLYYIRLRQMALEGTEVEGCVSCML; encoded by the coding sequence GTGTCACCAACCGTCGCTGCAGAACCTGTAACGTCCGGCACCCACGCGCTGCCGGGGGAGACGGACTACCACGCGCTGAACGCGATGCTCAACCTGTACGACGCCGACGGCAGGATCCAGTTCGACAAGGACGTGCTGGCGGCGCGGCAGTACTTCCTGCAGCACGTCAACCAGAACACCGTCTTCTTCCACAACCAGGACGAGAAGCTCGACTATCTGATCCGCGAGAACTATTACGAGCGTGAGGTTCTCGACCAGTACTCGCGCAACTTCGTCAAGGAGCTGCTGGACCGCGCCTACGCCAAGAAGTTCCGGTTCCCGACGTTCCTGGGGGCGTTCAAGTACTACACCTCCTACACGCTGAAGACCTTCGACGGCAAGCGCTACCTGGAGCGCTTCGAGGACCGCGTCGTGATGGTGGCGCTGACCCTGGCCGCCGGCGACACCGCGCTGGCCGAGAAGCTGGTCGACGAGATCATCGAGGGCCGGTTCCAGCCGGCCACCCCGACGTTCCTCAACTCGGGCAAGAAGCAGCGCGGCGAGCCGGTGAGCTGCTTTTTGCTTCGCATCGAGGACAACATGGAGTCGATCGGCCGCTCGATCAACTCCGCGCTGCAGCTGTCCAAGCGCGGCGGAGGAGTGGCGTTGCTGCTCAGCAACATTCGCGAGCACGGCGCGCCGATCAAAAACATCGAGAACCAGTCCTCGGGCGTCATCCCGATCATGAAGCTGCTCGAGGACTCCTTCTCCTACGCCAACCAGCTGGGTGCCCGGCAGGGTGCGGGGGCGGTCTATCTGCACGCCCATCACCCCGACATCTACCGCTTCCTGGACACCAAGCGGGAGAACGCCGACGAGAAGATCCGGATCAAGACGCTGAGTCTGGGCGTGGTGATACCCGACATCACCTTCGAGCTGGCCAAGAAAAACGAGGACATGTACCTGTTCTCGCCCTACGACGTAGAACGGGTCTACGGGGTGCCGTTCGCCGACGTCTCGGTGACCGAGAAGTACTACGAGATGGTCGACGACGCGCGTATCCGCAAGACCAAGATCAAGGCGCGCGAGTTCTTCCAGACGCTGGCCGAGCTGCAGTTCGAGTCGGGCTACCCCTACATCATGTTCGAGGACACGGTGAACCGGGCCAACCCCATCGAGGGCAAGATCACGCACTCGAACCTGTGCTCGGAGATCCTGCAGGTGTCCACGCCGTCGTTGTTCAACGAGGACCTGTCGTATGCCAAAGTGGGCAAGGACATTTCGTGCAACCTCGGCTCGCTGAACATCGCCAAGACGATGGACTCGCCGGACTTCGCCCAGACCATCGAGGTGGCCATCCGCGCGCTGACCGCGGTCAGCGACCAGACCCACATCACCTCGGTGCCCTCGATCGAGCAGGGCAACAACGACTCCCACGCGATCGGGTTGGGGCAGATGAACCTGCACGGCTACCTGGCCCGCGAGGGTGTCTTCTACGGCTCCGAGGAAGGCGTCGACTTCACCAACATATACTTCTACACGGTGCTGTACCACGCGCTGCGGGCCTCGAACCGAATCGCCATCGAACGCGGTACCCACTTCAAGGGTTTCGAGAAGTCCAAGTACGCCTCGGGTGAGTTCTTCGACCGCTACACCGAGCAGGTGTGGGAGCCCAAGACCGACAAGGTCCGTCAGCTGTTCGCCGACGCGGGCATCCGCATCCCGGACCAGGACGACTGGCGGCGGCTCAAGGAGTCGGTCCAGGCCAACGGCATCTACAACCAGAACCTGCAGGCGGTGCCGCCGACCGGGTCGATCTCCTACATCAACTACTCGACGAGCTCGATCCACCCGATCGTGTCCAAGGTCGAGATCCGCAAGGAAGGCAAGATCGGGCGGGTCTACTACCCGGCGCCGTACATGACCAACGACAACCTGGAGTACTACCAGGACGCCTACGAGATCGGCTACGAGAAGATCATCGACACCTACGCCGCGGCCACCCAGCACGTGGACCAGGGGCTGAGCCTGACGTTGTTCTTCAAGGACACGGCCACCACCCGCGACGTGAACAAGGCGCAGATCTACGCCTGGCGCAAGGGAATCAAGACGCTCTACTACATCCGGCTGCGCCAGATGGCGTTGGAGGGCACCGAGGTCGAGGGCTGCGTGTCCTGCATGCTGTAG
- a CDS encoding MmpS family transport accessory protein, producing MWLPAVILAVVGLVGYGVNAVRQESDLITAPPADNSVPATVVQVNPKDITYEVFGDLGSGGKVRYATVNSEPVEVVLAALPWSHSETTTAPSASLSMVTQVSGDAVGCRILVNGVVRDQQSVRHGNAAAACTVTAA from the coding sequence TTGTGGTTACCCGCAGTCATCCTGGCTGTCGTCGGTCTGGTCGGATACGGCGTCAACGCCGTTCGACAGGAATCCGACCTGATCACCGCCCCTCCGGCCGACAACTCCGTCCCCGCCACGGTTGTCCAGGTCAATCCGAAGGACATCACTTACGAGGTGTTCGGCGACCTGGGCAGTGGCGGAAAAGTCAGGTACGCCACTGTCAACAGCGAGCCCGTCGAGGTCGTCCTCGCCGCGCTGCCGTGGTCGCATTCGGAAACCACGACGGCCCCCTCGGCCAGCCTCAGTATGGTGACTCAGGTCTCCGGCGATGCGGTGGGCTGCCGCATCCTCGTCAACGGAGTCGTTCGCGACCAGCAGTCCGTCAGGCATGGCAATGCCGCCGCAGCGTGCACGGTGACCGCAGCATGA
- a CDS encoding RND family transporter → MSAPVSTEPSATDKAVRRPRGAKILRALSIPIVLFWLAVAVVTNAMFPSLEATVKAHAGAMVPRDAPSSRAAIISGKAFNETDYTSAAVILLETPGRDLGAQDHAFYDALVRRLRADNTHVQSVMDLWGKPVTMSGQQSADGRAAILNVRPTGDLGDARANQATEAIRDIVAGLPKPPGLNVYVTGPAPLATDTLEAADKSMLKLTIITIVMIIAMLFIAYRSLTVALIPLTGVLIILAAARGIVSILVNSHVIGISSFAANMMVSLVLGASTDYGIFFLGRYREARRARRNREDAWYTAVATVPHVVLGSGLAISGACLCLSLTHLDYFRTLGPPCFVSMIVAVVAALTLGPALLHLGGKINYLNLAPEGARDSQLWRKLGIMMAKWPFAMIAVAALAIPLCIVNLTNYKVSYNDRDFAPSRVESSRGYDAADKHFPKSQLSIDSLYIQSAHDMRNTADMISLDRIAKAVFHVPGISMVQGITRPNGRPLEHASLPYAMGSMGTKLGENVGFLKERVADLDALVAKMGDMVATTRQMTATTDHLVDLTNQLSTGTHLSRQAADDLAATVTEARDHLADFDDLVRPVRSYLYWEPHCFDIPACWAMRSLFETTDNVDAMSDELATMTKGLTTIDSATPQMVAQLQGMAANMRSMAATMTEMQHLTGAIQSFTSTTIPQFDAMIHPMIDMAQAFDNAKNDDFFFLPPDALNSPDFKVAEDFFMTPDGKGARLMIYHKGEAMSPEGIRQIENAMAAAQESIKGTSLSRAKLYMAGAASNYRDVQDYSRNDITIMMIATFGLVFLIVLVITRALVGAIIVIITVVASFAGAYGLSVLIWETVLHVQLHWLTLPIAFIVLVAVGSDYNLLLLSRYREELGAGIRTGIIRTMAGSGTVVMTAGFVFAFTMLALVSSDVVNIGQAGSTIFIGLLFDMLIVRLFLVMPLARVLGAWFWWPTRIPRNTPAPWPTQRGSAAPAQA, encoded by the coding sequence ATGAGCGCCCCGGTCTCCACCGAGCCGAGCGCGACAGACAAGGCGGTGCGTCGGCCGCGCGGGGCGAAAATACTGCGGGCACTGTCCATCCCCATCGTCCTGTTCTGGCTGGCCGTCGCCGTTGTGACGAATGCGATGTTCCCGTCACTGGAGGCAACCGTGAAGGCCCACGCCGGTGCCATGGTCCCGCGGGATGCCCCCTCGTCGCGGGCCGCCATCATCAGCGGTAAAGCCTTCAACGAAACCGATTACACCAGCGCCGCGGTGATCCTGCTGGAAACGCCCGGCCGCGATCTCGGCGCGCAGGACCACGCGTTCTACGACGCGTTGGTGCGCCGGCTCCGCGCGGACAACACGCACGTGCAATCGGTGATGGATCTGTGGGGCAAACCGGTCACCATGTCGGGGCAGCAGAGCGCCGACGGCCGGGCCGCCATCCTCAACGTCCGGCCGACCGGCGATCTCGGTGACGCCCGAGCCAATCAGGCCACCGAAGCCATCCGCGATATCGTCGCCGGGCTGCCGAAACCCCCTGGCCTCAACGTCTACGTGACGGGACCGGCGCCCCTGGCCACCGACACTCTCGAGGCCGCCGACAAAAGCATGCTCAAGCTGACAATCATCACCATCGTGATGATCATCGCGATGCTGTTCATCGCCTATCGCTCGCTGACGGTGGCGCTCATTCCGCTGACTGGCGTACTGATCATCCTCGCCGCGGCCCGGGGCATCGTCTCGATCCTGGTCAACAGCCACGTCATCGGCATCTCCTCGTTTGCCGCGAACATGATGGTGTCCCTGGTGCTCGGAGCCAGCACCGATTACGGCATCTTCTTCCTCGGCCGGTATCGGGAGGCGCGGCGCGCCCGCCGCAACCGCGAAGACGCCTGGTACACCGCCGTGGCCACGGTGCCGCACGTCGTGCTGGGATCCGGCCTGGCGATCTCCGGGGCCTGCCTCTGCCTGAGCCTGACGCACCTGGACTACTTCCGCACCCTGGGCCCGCCATGCTTCGTGTCCATGATCGTGGCAGTGGTGGCGGCACTCACCCTCGGGCCCGCGCTCCTGCACCTCGGCGGCAAGATCAACTATCTCAACCTCGCGCCGGAAGGCGCGCGCGACAGCCAACTCTGGCGCAAACTCGGCATCATGATGGCCAAATGGCCGTTCGCCATGATCGCAGTCGCCGCCCTGGCGATCCCACTGTGCATCGTCAATCTCACGAACTACAAGGTCAGCTACAACGACCGAGACTTCGCCCCGTCGCGTGTCGAGTCCAGCCGCGGATATGACGCAGCCGACAAGCACTTCCCGAAGAGCCAACTCAGCATCGACAGCCTCTACATCCAGTCCGCTCACGACATGCGCAACACCGCTGACATGATCTCGCTGGACCGGATCGCCAAGGCGGTCTTCCACGTCCCCGGTATCTCGATGGTGCAGGGCATTACCCGGCCCAACGGCCGACCTCTGGAACACGCATCACTGCCGTACGCCATGGGATCCATGGGTACCAAGCTCGGAGAGAACGTCGGATTCCTCAAAGAGCGGGTCGCCGACCTCGACGCCCTGGTGGCCAAGATGGGCGACATGGTCGCCACGACCCGGCAGATGACCGCTACCACCGACCATCTCGTCGACCTCACCAACCAGCTGTCGACAGGCACGCACCTGTCCCGGCAAGCCGCCGACGACCTCGCGGCAACGGTCACCGAAGCTCGCGACCATCTGGCCGATTTCGACGACCTCGTCCGGCCGGTGCGCAGCTACCTCTACTGGGAACCGCACTGTTTCGACATCCCCGCCTGCTGGGCCATGCGCTCGCTGTTCGAGACCACCGACAACGTCGACGCGATGAGCGATGAACTCGCCACAATGACCAAAGGGTTGACCACCATCGACTCCGCTACACCGCAGATGGTCGCCCAACTGCAAGGCATGGCCGCCAACATGCGCTCCATGGCCGCCACGATGACCGAGATGCAACACCTCACCGGCGCGATTCAAAGCTTCACCAGCACCACCATCCCGCAGTTCGATGCCATGATCCACCCGATGATCGATATGGCACAGGCGTTCGACAACGCCAAGAACGACGACTTCTTCTTCCTGCCCCCAGATGCGTTGAACAGCCCTGATTTCAAAGTCGCCGAGGATTTCTTCATGACCCCCGACGGCAAGGGTGCCAGGCTGATGATCTACCACAAGGGCGAGGCCATGAGCCCCGAAGGCATCCGCCAGATCGAAAACGCGATGGCCGCCGCGCAGGAATCCATCAAGGGCACCTCACTGTCGCGCGCCAAGCTCTACATGGCCGGCGCGGCATCGAACTACCGTGATGTGCAAGACTATTCGCGCAATGACATCACCATCATGATGATCGCTACATTCGGGCTGGTCTTTCTCATCGTCCTCGTCATCACCAGAGCACTGGTCGGCGCGATCATCGTCATCATCACCGTGGTGGCATCCTTCGCCGGCGCATACGGCCTGTCCGTGTTGATCTGGGAGACCGTTCTCCACGTACAACTGCATTGGTTGACATTGCCGATCGCCTTCATCGTGCTGGTCGCGGTGGGCTCGGACTACAACCTGCTGCTGTTGTCCCGATACCGCGAAGAGCTCGGCGCGGGCATCAGAACGGGCATCATCCGCACCATGGCCGGCTCCGGCACCGTCGTGATGACCGCCGGCTTCGTCTTCGCGTTCACGATGCTGGCTCTGGTCTCCAGCGACGTGGTCAACATCGGCCAAGCCGGCTCGACGATCTTCATCGGCCTGCTCTTCGACATGCTGATCGTCCGACTGTTCCTGGTGATGCCACTCGCCCGGGTACTCGGCGCATGGTTCTGGTGGCCAACCAGGATCCCCCGAAACACCCCGGCGCCGTGGCCAACCCAACGTGGCAGCGCGGCGCCTGCTCAAGCCTGA
- a CDS encoding TetR/AcrR family transcriptional regulator, whose translation MISGAAPQPRGTRPLRADAKLNRDRILSAAAELFAERGLSVPLEEIAGRAGVGVATLYRRFPTRADLAAAAFERNISRYTEAMDRALASACAWDGFQALIVELCELQATDAGLRDLLTTAFPASSTVEQRTGETLEKLRLLIRRAQAEGRLRPDAVAGDVVVLLMANAGVLKSTGTAAPDAWRRFAALMVDAFGAHPDSPLPPAPPEQQLRRSVALLTEGR comes from the coding sequence GTGATTTCAGGCGCAGCGCCGCAACCACGGGGGACCAGACCACTGCGCGCCGACGCGAAGCTCAATCGGGACCGGATTCTGTCCGCCGCCGCGGAATTATTTGCCGAGCGGGGACTGTCGGTGCCCTTGGAGGAGATCGCCGGCCGCGCCGGTGTGGGCGTGGCGACGCTCTACCGGCGGTTCCCGACCCGCGCGGACTTGGCGGCCGCCGCCTTCGAGCGCAACATCTCCCGGTACACCGAGGCGATGGATCGTGCGCTGGCCAGCGCCTGCGCCTGGGACGGATTTCAGGCGCTGATCGTCGAGCTCTGCGAGCTACAGGCCACCGATGCGGGCCTGCGTGATTTGTTGACCACGGCTTTTCCGGCGAGCAGCACCGTCGAACAACGTACCGGTGAGACGCTGGAGAAGCTGCGACTGCTCATCCGGCGGGCACAGGCCGAGGGTCGTCTGCGGCCCGATGCGGTGGCCGGCGACGTCGTGGTCCTGTTGATGGCCAATGCCGGCGTGCTGAAGTCCACCGGCACCGCGGCTCCGGATGCCTGGCGGCGGTTCGCCGCGCTGATGGTCGACGCGTTCGGTGCCCATCCCGATTCGCCGTTGCCGCCGGCTCCGCCCGAGCAGCAACTGCGCCGCTCGGTTGCGTTGCTGACCGAGGGGCGCTGA
- a CDS encoding redoxin NrdH, translating to MSITVYSKPACVQCTATQKALDKQGLAYEKVDITLDSEARDYVMALGYLQAPVVVAGNDHWSGFRPDRIKALAGAVLSA from the coding sequence ATGAGCATCACCGTGTACAGCAAGCCAGCCTGCGTGCAGTGCACCGCTACCCAGAAGGCTCTGGACAAGCAGGGTCTGGCCTACGAGAAGGTCGACATCACGCTGGACTCCGAGGCGCGGGATTACGTGATGGCCCTGGGGTACCTGCAGGCCCCAGTGGTCGTGGCGGGAAACGACCACTGGTCGGGATTCCGGCCGGACCGCATCAAGGCGCTCGCGGGCGCGGTGCTCAGCGCCTAG
- a CDS encoding flavin-containing monooxygenase, translated as MSLGEPAQSRERQTPVHTRALIIGTGFSGLGMAITLQRRGVDFVILEKADDVGGTWRDNSYPGCACDIPSHLYSFSFEPKPDWRNPFSYQPEIWDYLRGVTDKYGLRRHIVFDSLVDRAHWDDAENRWHVFTADGREYVAQFLISGAGALHIPAIPDFAGRDEFRGSAFHSAQWDHSVDLTGKRVAIIGTGASAIQIVPEIVGQVAELQLYQRTPPWVVPRSNPEFPPALRRAMANVPGLRALVRAGIYWAQEALAIGMTKRPDLLKFIEAYVKYNIRRSVKDRELRRKLLPHYRIGCKRILNSSTYYRAVADPKTQLITEHIARITPDGIVTADGVEHKADVIVFATGFHVTDSYTYVQIKGHDGEDLVDRWNREGIAAHRGITVAGMPNLFFLLGPNTGLGHNSVVFMIESQIHYVADAIAACDKRGAQALAPTRAAQDAFNDELQRMLGPSVWNSGGCSSWYLDEHGKNTVLWGGYTWQYWRQTRSVKPEEYQFFGQGNPGRPSAAPLGAAVNG; from the coding sequence ATGTCCCTCGGCGAGCCGGCCCAGAGCCGCGAACGGCAGACCCCCGTGCACACCCGTGCCCTGATCATCGGCACCGGCTTCTCCGGTCTGGGAATGGCCATCACGCTGCAGCGGCGGGGCGTGGACTTCGTCATCCTGGAAAAGGCCGACGACGTCGGCGGCACCTGGCGGGACAACAGCTACCCCGGGTGTGCCTGCGACATCCCGTCGCACCTGTACTCGTTCTCCTTCGAGCCCAAGCCGGACTGGCGCAACCCGTTCTCCTATCAGCCCGAGATCTGGGACTACCTCAGGGGAGTCACCGACAAATACGGGCTGCGCCGCCACATTGTGTTCGATTCGTTGGTCGACCGCGCCCACTGGGACGACGCCGAGAACCGCTGGCACGTATTCACCGCCGACGGCCGCGAATACGTCGCGCAGTTCCTGATCTCGGGCGCGGGGGCGCTGCACATCCCGGCCATCCCCGACTTCGCGGGCCGCGACGAATTTCGCGGCTCCGCTTTCCATTCCGCGCAGTGGGACCACAGCGTCGACCTGACCGGCAAGCGGGTGGCGATCATCGGGACCGGCGCGAGCGCGATCCAGATCGTGCCGGAGATCGTCGGGCAGGTCGCCGAACTGCAGCTCTACCAACGCACCCCGCCGTGGGTGGTGCCGCGCTCCAACCCCGAGTTCCCGCCGGCGCTGCGCCGGGCCATGGCGAATGTTCCCGGGCTGCGTGCCCTGGTGCGCGCCGGGATCTACTGGGCGCAGGAGGCGCTGGCCATCGGCATGACCAAGCGCCCGGACCTGCTGAAGTTCATCGAGGCCTACGTCAAATACAACATCCGCCGCTCGGTCAAGGATCGCGAGCTGCGCCGCAAGCTGCTCCCGCACTACCGCATCGGGTGCAAGCGAATCCTGAACTCCTCCACCTATTACCGCGCGGTGGCCGACCCGAAGACCCAACTGATCACCGAGCACATCGCGCGGATCACGCCCGACGGTATCGTCACGGCCGATGGCGTCGAGCACAAGGCCGACGTGATCGTCTTCGCGACCGGCTTCCACGTCACCGACTCCTACACCTACGTCCAGATCAAGGGGCACGACGGCGAGGACCTGGTGGATCGCTGGAACCGGGAGGGGATCGCCGCGCACCGCGGCATCACCGTGGCCGGCATGCCCAACCTGTTCTTCCTGCTGGGGCCGAACACCGGGCTGGGGCACAACTCGGTGGTGTTCATGATCGAATCCCAGATCCACTACGTCGCCGACGCGATCGCGGCCTGCGATAAGCGCGGCGCGCAGGCGCTGGCGCCCACGCGCGCCGCCCAGGACGCGTTCAACGACGAGCTGCAGCGCATGCTGGGGCCGTCGGTGTGGAACAGCGGCGGCTGCAGCAGCTGGTATCTGGACGAACACGGCAAGAACACGGTGCTGTGGGGCGGATACACCTGGCAGTACTGGCGGCAGACCCGTTCGGTCAAGCCCGAGGAGTATCAGTTCTTCGGGCAGGGCAACCCGGGCCGGCCGTCGGCAGCCCCGCTGGGGGCTGCAGTCAACGGCTGA
- the nrdI gene encoding class Ib ribonucleoside-diphosphate reductase assembly flavoprotein NrdI produces the protein MSDDPLRPAAPGLRSSLVYFSSVSENTHRFVQKLGVPATRIPLHGRIEVDDPYVLILPTYGGGRATPDLDAGGYVPKQVITFLNNEHNRSLIRGVIAAGNNNFGAEFAYAGNVVSRKCGVPYLYRFELMGTPDDVDAVRAGLADFWKEQTCHQPSLQNL, from the coding sequence ATGAGTGACGACCCGCTGCGCCCGGCTGCGCCGGGCTTGCGATCGTCACTGGTCTATTTCTCGTCGGTGTCGGAGAACACCCACCGCTTCGTGCAGAAGCTGGGGGTTCCCGCCACGCGGATACCGTTGCACGGTCGCATCGAGGTCGATGACCCCTACGTGCTGATACTGCCCACGTACGGCGGCGGCCGGGCCACCCCCGACCTCGATGCGGGAGGCTATGTACCCAAACAGGTCATCACCTTCTTGAACAACGAACACAACCGGTCGCTGATCCGCGGCGTCATCGCCGCGGGCAACAACAACTTCGGTGCGGAATTCGCCTATGCGGGCAACGTGGTCTCCCGCAAGTGCGGTGTTCCCTACCTCTACCGCTTCGAACTGATGGGGACCCCGGACGACGTGGATGCCGTCCGCGCCGGGCTCGCCGACTTCTGGAAGGAACAGACGTGTCACCAACCGTCGCTGCAGAACCTGTAA